The nucleotide window AACCAGCTGAGCTATGAGACTGTTTTCTTATAGAACCAAGATCTTGGAATCAAGAACCAAGATTATATATCTTATTCTTGTTTCTTTAATTCTTACTTCTTGCTCCTTTTTATATATAAATTAAAATTGACAGCTAAACCAAGCAAAATAAATCGATTTTTAAAAGTTTACTCTTCTGTCGTACTTTCCTTAAAATTTGTTATTGCTAACAAATTTCTCTAGAAAGGAGGTGTTCCAGCCGCACCTTCCGGTACGGCTACCTTGTTACGACTTAGCCCCAGTCACTAGTTTTACCCTAGGCCGCTCCTTACGGTTACAGACTTCAGGTACCCCCAGCTTCCATGGCTTGACGGGCGGTGTGTACAAGGCCCGGGAACGTATTCACCGGATCATGGCTGATATCCGATTACTAGCGATTCCAGCTTCACGGAGTCGAGTTGCAGACTCCGATCCGAACTGTGATAGGTTTTATAGATTCGCTCCTTCTCGCGAAGTGGCTGCTCTCTGTACCTACCATTGTAGCACGTGTGTAGCCCAGGACGTAAGGGCCGTGATGATTTGACGTCATCCCCACCTTCCTCTCGGTTTGCACCGGCAGTCCCGCTAGAGTCCCCATCTTTACATGCTGGCAACTAACGGTAGGGGTTGCGCTCGTTATAGGACTTAACCTGACACCTCACGGCACGAGCTGACGACAACCATGCAGCACCTTGTAAGTAGTCCGAAGAAAGATCTATCTCTAAATCATGCAACTTACATTTAAGCCCTGGTAAGGTTCCTCGCGTATCATCGAATTAAACCACATGCTCCACCGCTTGTGCGGGCCCCCGTCAATTCCTTTGAGTTTCAATCTTGCGATCGTACTCCCCAGGCGGGGCACTTAATGCGTTAGCTGCGGCACAGAAGGGGTCGATACCTCCTACACCTAGTGCCCATCGTTTACGGCTAGGACTACCGGGGTATCTAATCCCGTTTGCTCCCCTAGCTTTCGTTCCTCAGCGTCAGTATTTGGCCAGAAAGCCGCTTTCGCCACGGGTGTTCCTCTTGATATCCACGCATTTCACCGCTACACCAAGAATTCCGCTTTCCTCTCCAATACTCAAGCCCGACAGTTTCAAAGGCAGGCTAACGGTTAAGCCGTTAGATTTCACCTCTGACTTATCAGGCCGCCTACGAACTCTTTACGCCCAATGATTCCGAATAACGCTCGCTCCCCCCGTATTACCGCGGCTGCTGGCACGGAGTTAGCCGGAGCTTCCTCTTGAGGTACTGTCAGATCGAAAGGATATTACCCAATCGACTTTTCATCCCTCATGACAGGACTTTACGTACCGAAATACTTCATCGTCCACGCGGCGTCGCTCGGTCAGGGTTTCCCCCATTGCCGAAGCCTCTCGACTGCTGCCTCCCGTAGGAGTCTGGGCCGTGTCTCAGTCCCAGTGTGGCCGGTCACCCTCTCAGGCCGGCTACCAATCGTCGCCTTGGTGAGCCATTACCCCACCAACAAGCTAATTGGACGCGGGACCATCCCAAAGTGATAGCTTTCAAGAAGAGGCTACCTTTGATTTCCTGACATGCGCCAGGAAATGTTATGCGGTATTAGCATTCCGTTAGAAATGTTATCCCCCGCTTCAGGGCAGGTTTCCCACGTGTTACTCACCCGTTCGCCACTTTACTCGCGAAATAAATTCCGCTTTCACGTTCGACTTGCATGCCTAATCCACGCCGCCAGCGTTCATTCTGAGCCAGGATCGAACTCTCCGTTGTAAAAAAATTCTATTAGATCACTGCCGAAGCAGCTACCTAATTGACGGTATTTCCAACCTTCGAATCCCCGAAGGGACCCTAAGGCCCACATTATCGGCTGGTTCTACACACACTATTTCTTTTTCAAAGAGCGTATTTCCCTATATGGAAATTTCTTTCCGAGCGAGTAATATATCCAAGTTGTTTTGCCTTGTCAACACCAATCTGAAGAATTTCTAAATTATTTATTAACCTTCAAATCGACGCTTTAATCACTCATTCCGAATACGTGCAAAGATATAATTCATTACCTTGGTGATGTCAACTCTAATCGCAAAAAAAAGTTGTTTTTTCTTCATTTTTTTACGTTTATTGATAAAAATGGGATAAATCGCTGGAAAAGGGACCATTTTCCCTGTACCTTTCCTCAATACAAAGTGCTGCTAATCTGATGAAAAAGGGGTTGCTGATGAATGTCCGGCCGATGAAAAAGGGAGAAAAAATAGTCCTTCAGATTTTACTGGTCATTATAGTCGTCTCCCTGGGGATCGCGACGGCCGGATATATGTGGTTTTCACGTGACCTCCCCTCGATGGCACGTCTGGAGATGATCGAACCATCGCTCAAAACGAGAGTCCTGGCCGCTGATTCCACTGTATTGAAGGAATTCTACAAACAGGACCGTATCCTCCTGACACTCGATGAGATACCCTTCGAATTACAAAAAGCCTTCCTGGCGGTAGAAGACAGGCGTTTCTACGATCATTTCGGCATTGATTTCATCAGAATATTGTCTGCTGCCTGGAAGGATGTCCGTCACTGGCGCATAAAGGAGGGAGCCAGCACTATCACCCAGCAGCTCTCAACAGACCTCTTTCTGACCAAAGAACAGACCTTTGCTCGAAAGATAAAGGAGGTACTGCTGGCCTTCCGGATCGAGAAAGCCTACTCGAAGGACGAGATCCTTGAGATGTACCTCAACCAGATCTACTTCGGAGGCGGTGGCTACGGGATAGAGGCGGCATCGATGAGATTCTTCGGCAAATCGGTCAAGGAACTGGAACTCCATCAGATAGCACTTCTGCCCGGCCTTCCAAAGAACCCGTCAGGCTACAACCCGTTCAGGAATCCCGAACGGGCAATGAGAAGAAGGAACACGGTACTCAACTCGATGAACGAGGTCGGCTTGATAAACGAGGTCCAGCTGGACACACTCAGAGTAAAACCTCTGGAGCTCATAGTAAGGGAAAGCGACAATGGAGGCATCGCAGAGTACTTCACCGAATACATAAGAAGGATACTCGTAGAGAAGTATGGTGACGCATCCGTTTACAGCGGTGGAATGACTGTCTACACTACTCTGGATGCCCATCTCCAAAAGGTCGCCGAAGACAGCATGGAGACCTTCCTTCAGAGGATCGAGGCTGACCACGATTACGAGTTCACAAGAACGGCATATCTGGATTCCATTGAGGCTGATGTAAAAATCGCCCCGAACTATATCCAGTCCGGCGCCCTGGCGATCGACCCACGCAACGGACATATAAAGGTAATGGTGGGAGGCCGGGAATTCAGCGAAAAGAAGTTCAACAA belongs to Candidatus Latescibacterota bacterium and includes:
- a CDS encoding PBP1A family penicillin-binding protein; the encoded protein is MNVRPMKKGEKIVLQILLVIIVVSLGIATAGYMWFSRDLPSMARLEMIEPSLKTRVLAADSTVLKEFYKQDRILLTLDEIPFELQKAFLAVEDRRFYDHFGIDFIRILSAAWKDVRHWRIKEGASTITQQLSTDLFLTKEQTFARKIKEVLLAFRIEKAYSKDEILEMYLNQIYFGGGGYGIEAASMRFFGKSVKELELHQIALLPGLPKNPSGYNPFRNPERAMRRRNTVLNSMNEVGLINEVQLDTLRVKPLELIVRESDNGGIAEYFTEYIRRILVEKYGDASVYSGGMTVYTTLDAHLQKVAEDSMETFLQRIEADHDYEFTRTAYLDSIEADVKIAPNYIQSGALAIDPRNGHIKVMVGGREFSEKKFNNVLQAKRQPGSAFKMFIYLAALENGYSPSDILLDTPIVIEMPNGEVYKPRNFSRKFHGAVSLRYALDKSINIPAVKLLQKLGGPAIINLARRMGIKSPLMPYLSLALGAQEVTLLELTKAFGVLAAGGVRAEPMAILKIEDYNGNVLDEYREAREEVLTPEIAYIMTDMLETSITEGTGITARYMGLRIPCAGKTGTTDNEGDGWFIGYAPDLVVGVWTGFSHRVTSMGKNMTGARVALPLWTWIMKAAHPGNEGTDFIRPDGITEAMICEESGLLATPYCKNVRRELFIEGLEATRQCDLHRVSAYDMLDPDKNFRDLDRESSQHEHVPPDRR